The DNA region GTTCTTTTTTCTCCATTTTATATTGCAAGTCCTTGTGTAAATGACTGTAAATATTGTGGATTTAGAGCTTCAAACAGTTCATTGTCTAAAAAAATATTAAAATTTGATGAGATAAGAAGTGAGGTAGAGGCACTTTTAGACAGTGGTCAAAAAAGATTGATCGCTGTCTATGGTGAACATCCAAAGAGTGATTATGAATTTATAGCAAAAAGTGTTAGAGAAATTTATAGTATTAAAAAAGATAAAAGTGAAATAAGGCGTGTAAATATAAATGCAGCACCAATGTTTGAAGATGAGTATAAGGTCATTAAAAATGAAGGCATTGGCACATATCAAGTTTTCCAAGAAACTTATCATAGAAAAACTTATGAAAGCGTTCATCCACAAAATACTTTAAAAGGGCAGTATAATTGGAGGCTTTTTTCGCTTCATAGGGGTTTAAATGCTGGGCTTGAAGATGTGGCTCTTGGTGTTTTAATAGGACTTTATGATCATAGATTTGAAATTTTAGCAATGCTAAGTCATGCGTATAGCTTAGAAAAATACTTTGGAATTTCAGCTCACACAATGAGTTTTCCACGTATTAAAGCAACTTCAAATTCTCAAAAATTCAACCCATATATAATAAGTGATGAAGAGTTTTTAAAAGTTATTGCTATTATTAGGCTTATGTGTCCATTTACAGGAACAATACTAACAGCAAGAGAAGAGCCTGAGTTTAGAGATATAGCACTTAAAAAATGTGGTATTTCTCAAACCGATGCTGGAACAAATATAGGCATTGGTGGATATTCTCAAACAAAAGTAAAAAATGATCTTACAAATCAGCAATTTAAAATAGGTGATAATAGAAGCATTGATGAGTATATTTTAAGTATTATAAAAGATGGTAGGCTTCCTTCATTTTGTACAAGTTGCTATAGAGAGGGTAGAACTGGCGAAAATTTTATGCCACTTGCTAAGAATGCGACAATAAAGTATCTTTGTATACCAAATGGAATTTTAACCTTTAAAGAGTACATTAGAGATTATGCAAGTGATGAGGTTAAGGATATCGGTGAAAATGTCATAATTCCAAAATATTTAGGAATTTTAAAAGAAAATTTACCAAAAGTTGCTCAAAAAGTTGAAGCTATGTTAAAAGATATAGAAAATGGTGGAAAAGACGCTCATATCTAATTTGATCAAAAAGGCTTATGAGAATCATACTCTAAGCCTTGCTGAATGCGAAAGCATCTTGGAAAGCAGTCAATGTGATGAAGAGCTTTTTTATTTTGCAAATTTGGCTAGGATAAAATTTAGCAAAAAAGAAGTTCATTTAAAAGCCTTAATTGAAATTTCAAATTATTGTAAAAATAGCTGTTTTTATTGTGGATTAAGAAAACAAAATTTGAATGTTAAAAGATACAAACTTAGTAAAGATGAAATTTTATCTACCGCAAAAAATGCAATAAATTTGGGCTATAAAACAATTGTTCTGCAATCTGGCGAAAGCAAAATTTATAACATAAAAGATATGTGTGAAATAATATCCAAAATTAGTAGTTTTGGAGCTAGAATAACACTAAGTTTGGGTGAAAAAAGCTTTGATGAGTATAAAGCATATAGGCAAGCTGGAGCAAATAGATATTTACTACGCATAGAAACAACAAATAAAGACTTGTATAAAAAGCTTCATCCAAAAATGAATCAAGAAAATCGTTTTTTAGCATTAGAAAATTTACAAAATTTAGGCTATGAAACCGGAAGTGGAATGATAGTTGGTCTTCCTGGTCAAACAGAAAAAATGATAGCAAAAGATATTTTATTTTTTAAAGAAAAAAACTTTGATATGATAGGGGTTGGTCCATTTATACCATGTCAAAATACACCACTTGAAAGTTTAAAAGCAGGTGATTTTACTCTTTCACTAAAAGCAATGGCTTTAATAAGACTCTTAATGCCATTTATAAATATACCAGCCACAACAGCAATGGAGACACTTCATAAAAATGGAAGAGCAAAAGCCTTGCAAAGTGGGGCAAATGTTGTAATGCCTGCAATTGCTGATTATAAATATAGAAAAGATTATTTAATATATCCAAATAAAGCCACTGAAAATTTGGAGTTAAAAGAGCAGCTTTTAGGCGTTTCATCTCAAATAAACAAAGCTGGATTTTGTATATCAAGCCAGAATGGCGATAGTATGTATTTTAAAAATAGACAAGGAAAACAGTGTGAATAAAACACCAAATTCTATGCGTTTTACAATAGGAATTTTTGGCTGTACAAATGTTGGCAAATCAACGCTTTTAAATAAATTAGTAAAAGAAGATATTTCTATTACTTCTCCTATAGAGGGCACAACAACAGATAGCGTAAAAAAAGCTTATGAAATTGATGATGTTGGAGCAGTTTTATTTATAGATACTGCTGGAATTGATGATGATAGTGATCTTGGCAAAGAAAGAGTAAAAAGAGCATTTTTAGAAATTAATAGTATTGATTTAGCTATTATAGTTTTAAAAAATAGAGCTTTAAATAAGTATGAAATTGCATTGATTGATAAATTTAAAAAAGAGTGTATTCAAACACTATTTGTAGTAAATAAATTTGATGATGGAATTGCAAATTTAAAACTTAAAAATGCTATAGTTTTAAATTTATTAAAAGATAATACTGATGAAATTTTTACTCAAATAAAAAAAATAGCTTATAAAAAAAATAAAGAGCTTTTTGATGGAATTTTAGGCAAAAATGAGTTTGTTGTTTTGATAACTCCGCTTGATAAAGCAGCGCCTAAAGGTAGAATGATTTTACCACAAGTTCAAGCCTTAAGAGACATCTTAGATAAAGGCTCAAATGCTTATGTTTCTCAAAATACAAATATAAATGAATTATTGTTAAATTTTAGTAAAAAACCAAATTTAATTGTAACTGACTCACAATATATTAAGGAAGTAGTTAAAAATTCTCCAATAGATATTAAAATAACTACTTTTTCGATACTAATGGCAAGACTAAAAGGTGATTTAAAGCAGTTTGTAGATGGTGCAAATGCTCTTGATAGATTAAAAAAAAGCGATAAAATATTAATCGCTGAGGCTTGCTCTCATAGATATGTTGAGGGTGATATTGCAAGAGTTAAAATACCAAAGCTACTTGAAAAATATCTTGGGTTTAAGCCAAATTTAACATATATTTGCGGAAAAGAATTTAATAATATTGATAGTTTTAGTTTAATAATACATTGTGGTGGGTGTATGTTAAATGATAAAACTATGTTTAATAGGCAAAAAATAGCCAAGGATAATAATGTAGCTATAACAAATTATGGAATTTTAATATCTAAAATTCAAGGAGTTTTAAAAAGATCAATTGAGATATTTGATTTATAATTTTTTTGATAAAAAATATGAATAAAAGTAGATTATATTTCCAAACTTGCAAAAGCAAGTTTGGAAAAAAATTAATTAAGTGTGAATTTAACAGGCACTTCAAAGCTTGTAGTTTCGCTTATTTTAGGAAATTTATTTTTAACTTTATTTATGGCATTAACTACAGTTTCATCAAGTATTTTATAGCTTGATGATTTTTTAACTATGATATTTGTCACACTTCCATCTGGACTGTATGTAAAACTAACTATTGAAACCCCTTTTTGTCTTAAGCGTTTGGCCTTTGTAGGATAGTTTTTTTTAGCCTCTTTTGCTATGATTGCTTGAATTTGTGCTGCAATATTAAGCTTTTCATTAGCATTCATACTTTGAGCTGTATTTTGGCTATTTATAGCACTTGAGGCGACATTGTTGGCATTTGGATTATAGGCGTTAAATCCACCTGTTTGTGCAGGTTTTGGCTTTGGTTTATTTTCTATTTTTTTAGGAGTAGGCTCTTTTTGAACTATTTTTTTTGGTTTTGGTTCAGGTTTTTTTTCAACTATTATGGCTTCTTCAACAGGTTCTATTACCTCAACCTCTTCAACTACTTCGCTAATTTCTTCTTCTGCTATTGGCTCAATCGTTTCAGCTGGTGCCTCATCGTTCGGTCCTCCGCCTACTTCAAAGATGTTTAAATCTATCTTTGTTATATTTACTTGCGGTTGGGTGTTTAGTTTTGGAGCATAGAAAAATATAAAATATATTAAAATGCCATGAAACAAAGCACTTACCAAAATGCCTATTATAAAACCGTTATTTTCTAGTTTCTGTTGCGATTGCAAAATTTTCATGTTTTTTTAACTTTAATATGTCTATAACTTTTACAAAGCTTTCGAATTTAGCTTCTTTATCACTTCTTAAAACTATTGGAGTTTTAGCATTAAGATCATTTATGTATTTTTCAAATTCAGCTTCTAAAATAGGTTTATCATCAAGATATATCGTACTATTGGCATCTATTATCACATTAACAACTTCTTTATTAGGGTCTCCCTCGCCACTTTTTGATTTTGGAAGATCAATATTTATATTTCCTTGAGCTATAAAAGTTGATATGCTTAAAACTATACATAAAAGCACAAGCATAATGTCGATCAAAGGTATAACATTAAGCCCATCTTTTTTTAGTCTAGATGTTCTCATGATCTTTATACCTTGTCATTAAAACATCAACTTTTCTACCAAAAGCATTGTATATCATAAGTGTAGGAATAGCTACTAAAAGTCCAAGAGCGGTAGCTTTTAAAGCTAAACTCATACCAACCATAACTGCACTTGCATCAACTCCTCCTGCTAAACCCATTTCATAAAAAGTTACCATAATTCCTGAAACTGTGCCTAAAAGCCCAATATATGGTGCATTTGAGTATATAATATAAAGCAAAGTTAAGTGTTTTGTTAAAGCTATTTCAAAATCATCAGCATTTTTATAATCACTAAATTTAACTTTTGAATAAAAATAAATTCTTTCTACTGTATAAAGCAATACTAAAAAGCTCATAAATGCGAGCAAACCCATTATCGCGTATTCAAAATAATGTTTTAAAAATTCCATTTTTTACACCTTTTATTAAATTTTATTTTTTAGTTTATTTTACCTAGTAAAATATCGTAAATTTTTTTAAAAAAATATAAAAGCAACTCAAAAATAGTAAAACTATGTTTATAGCTAAATAATAACTATTTTTCCTGCAAATTTTATATTTATTTTTAATAAAAAAGCCCAAAATTTGGGCTTAAATTTTCTATAGTTATACAATTTTATTAAAATTTATAACTTAAATTAAGTTTTATATTTCTTCCTTCTTCCCAGTCAATTGTACTTTTTGGATTTGAAAAATCAAGTGCTCTTTGAGAGTGTGAAGCATAAGCTTTATCAAATATATTATAAACACCAAAATTTACTTCAAGTCCTTCAAATTTGCCACTATTTGGAATCCAAGTAGCGTAAATATCATGGACTGCATAGCCTGGTTTATTGATTTTTCCCTTTTGACTTTCTTTTCTTATATTGGTAAATGTTATTGTATTCCAACCTATAAATGTATCAATAGCTGAAATGTAGTATTCTGCATTAAATGTAAATTTATCTCCAATATCTGAGTATGCTAGACTTGAGCCGTATCCACTTGCTTGTTTTCCTCTGCTCATAACAATTGGAACATTTTTATATTTTGTATCTTGTGTTGAATAGCTTGCTAAAAGACTTAAATTTTCATACATAAATTTTGTTGCCAATTCAACACCTTTTATCTCAGCATCGCCAGCGTTCATTCTAACTGCATATGGATTGCTTGGTGTTGAAAATTCACCTATTAAATTTTTATATTTTGTGTAAAAATATTTTGCTGAAAGATTTAAAGTTGAAGCATCACTTAAATCAGCATTGTATCTTAGACCTATCTCGTATGCATCACCTGTTTCAGGCTTTAAGTCATCATTGTGCATAGTGGCTCTTGCATTGGCATTGTTTATTCTAATTCCCTCAAACACATCAGGACCACGGAAAAGTTTAGCATAACTTGTATATCCACCTAATCCAAATTTTGTTTGATAGTCAAGCAATAGTGCAGGTGAGTACTCATTCCAGCTATAATTTGATCTACCATATATATCACCGCTTTTTCCACCTAGTGTGTTAAGTTCGTATCTATCGAATCTAACACCAGGAACAAATGTAAGACCTCCATGTCTAACTCGATCTTCTAAAAATACTGATAAACTCTTTACTTTATCATCTGCTAGACCAAAGTCATTTGCACTTTTTGTTTTAAATTTATTACCTTTTGGATTACTTTTTGTATTATTATAAGCTTTTGTTTCGTAGTATTCTATTCCATAAACTAGGGTGTGATTTATAACGCCGGTTTCAAATTTCATTTTATTTATGGCTTTTAATCCCCAAGTTTTAACGCCTGTGTTAATTCCTGCTGGATTTTTTTTAGTCATATCAAGCTCGTGATCTGTGTAGTAGGTGTTTAAAGTAAGATCAATATAATCATTTGGATTATATTCGTATCCAAGAGTAAAAGTATCTCTTTCATACTTATTGTCGCTTAAGTCCCTTTCGCCTTGTTTATTGAGTAAATTTGCCCACTCAGCCTTAAAAGGATAAATTCCTTTATATTCCATGTGTTCATAGCTTCCAGTTAGTTTTCCATAATCACCCGCTTTTACGCCAAGTTTTAATAAATAATTATAGTCATTGCCATCTCCACCCATTGGGTCGTTTTTGCCATCTTTTCCAAAGCCATAACCTCTGTGATTTATATAAGCAAGTGCGTCGAAAATTCTATTTTTATCTGAGCCATAAATAGTAAGACCTTGTGAAAACTCATCGTTATTTGAAGCATAGCCCGTATTTATTTTAGCTCCTATAGTTTCGTCGCTTTCTAGTAAGTCGCTCGAATCAACTGTTTTAAAAGCTACACTTCCGCCCATCGCACCACTTGTTCCAACAACACTATGAACACCAACGCCAACATCAACAGCTTTTAAAATAGCTGGATCAACTAGCAAGTCTGCATTGTGGTGGAAAGTATTTCCTTTTTGTCTTGCACCATCGATTGTGATATTTAAAGCTCTATCGTTCATACCACGCATATAAATTTTTTGGTTAAAGCCGTTTGTTCCACTCATATAAACGCCAGGTATATCTCTTAAAACGTCCTTTAAAAGTCCAGCATTTCTTGTATTTGCTTTATAGGCATCCACTGTTTGAGTGTTTGCAACTGCGCTATTTACTTGTATCGTATCAAGTCTAACAGTATCTTCTGCAAATACACTGCCACACAGAACAAGTGCAGCTATGCTTGATAAAACCAATCTACTTTTTCTCATCTCCTACCTTGTTTTTGAATATTTAAATATATAATGATAGTGCGTATCATCATAATTAATCTGTGTAGTTTATAAAATATTTGCTTAAAAAGTAATAAAAATAGATAAGAATTATTAATAAAATATTTTAAAATAAAAAATAGATTTTAATAAAATTATTTATATTACTAATATCCATTGTAAAAGTAGTGCCCAAGTCCTATCGTAAAGATAAAATTTCCATAAAGAGAGTGCTCTATAGAGCAAAGTAGGGTTGAGTTTGATTTTAAATAAGTTTTTATAAATAAAATTCCACCAAAAAAACTAAAAACAACAGCTATTAAATTTCCATAAAGTAGATGCACAAAAGCAAATATTAAAGCATTTATAAAAATAAATAAATTTTGATTTTTAAATAAATTAATATATCTTAATGTAAAAAATGTTCTAAATATAATCTCTTGAAAAAATGCCGATAAAATGGGGTATAAGAGCATTACTAAAATCCAAATATCTATTCTTTGTTTTGGTAGAAATAAGAAACTATTTTTTGAGAAAATAAAAGTAAAAATAGTTAAAAAAATGGATAAAATTAAAAATCTTTTAAAAATATCTTTAAACTCATCAAATTTAAAACCTTTAAAAAGATTTAAATTTGCTTTTTTTATGTGATAAAACGCATATAAGCTCCCAAGCCAAAGGACAAAAAACATATAATTTTTTGGCAAAATTTGCAGCATAAAAAGAGTTGGAGTGAGTAAAAAGATTATTAAAAACTCAATGTATAAAAAAACTTTTTTCATCAAAGCATCTTTAAGACTTTTGCAACATCGCCTTTTTTATATCCATTTAACTCTTTTGGGATAACTAAAAGTGCAGCTTTATTATTTAGGTTATTTACAATTGCACTTGAGCCATCTTTTTTGCCTTTTAAATTCACCCTCAAAACTCCGTTTTCATCAACACTCAAATTACATGCACTAAATTCTAAAAATGGTGATTTTTTTATATACTCTTCATCTAAAACCGCATTTATATAGTGGTTTTTTGATGTGTTAAAAAAACTTTCAATTAAAATTCTTACATATAAAATGCACATTACCATTGCAGAAAATGGAAATCCAGGTAATGCAAATATATATTTATCACCTGTTTTAGCTATTTTAATATGGCGTCCTGGCTTTATAGCTGCACCATTTATTAGAATTTCGCAATTTTTGCTTAAAACTTCTTTTACAAAGTCAAAATCTCCCATGCTAACGCCACCTGTTGTAATTAAAATATCACAAAAATTAAGTGAATTTAAAATTTCATTTTTTACTGTATTTTCTTCATCTTTTACAAGTGGTAAAATTATTGGCTCACACCCCATTAATTCTAGCATTGAAGCGATTGCTATGTGGTTTGAGCTTCTAATTTGAGCATCATTTTCAATCATCTCACCAAGATCTTTTATCTCGCTTCCACTAGATAAAACGCAAACTTTTGGCTTTATGAAAACACTTATATGAAATTCGCCAAGTTCTGCCAAAAGGGCGATTTCAGAATAGCTTAGTTTTGTGCCTTTTTTTATTAAAACTTCACCTTTTTTATAGCTTTCACCAATTTTTCTAACAGCAAAACCTTTTTTAACAGGTTTTAAAATCTCTATAAAACCATCATCTACTTTTACATTTTCAACAGGCACTAAAGTATCGCTATTTTCAGGCATTAATGAGCCTGTGAAAGTTTTAATGCATTCATTTTTTTTTAGGCTAGAAATTTCAAATTTTCCAGCTGGATTGCTTCCTAGAATTTTAAATTTTTTGTTATTTTCATCAAATTTAATTGCATATCCATCCATGGCTGAGGTTTTAAATTTTGGATAGTTTTCTTTTGCGATGATATCGGTTGCAATATAGCGGTTTAGGGCATTTGTTATAGCAACTTTTTCTATTCTATTCCAAGGAATTATATTTTCTTTTAAAATTTCAAGAGTTTTATCATAATCCATAAATTCCATTTTTATTCCTTTAAAAGTCCTGCACCAGCTAGTTTAAAAGAGCGATTTTTAGCATAAATTCGCTCACCATTTTTAACATCATACTTCCAAATAGGGGCATTTGCCTTAAAGTCTTCAACAAAATCATTAATAAGTTTTAGAGCAAGTTTTCTTTGTTTTGAAGCTACTGCTGTAAAATATGAGCTTTCGCCAACTTTTACATCATCAAAAGAATGAGCAAAAAAGAGTTTTACGCCATCATTTTTTAATCTTTCTTGCCAATTATTAAACCAATTTTGCAAAAGTGCTTCATAAATATCAAAGCTAAGTGCTTGGACATTATCATCATCTCTAATAATTCCATTAAAAGTTATAAAAGCACCTAGATTTTTATCTTTTATTTCATCGTACCATTTTTTATAAAGAGCGTTTGTATCAAGCCCACCTTTATAAATTTCTATTTTTTTCATAAAATTCCTTTTAGCGTTATAGTTTTATCCACCACAAACTGGTGGTAAAATCGATACTTTATCTCCATTTTTAAGCTCTTTATCTAAATTGCTTATTATCTCATCATTTATCGCAACTGCCGATATTTCAAGCCACTCTTTTAAGCTTTCATCTTTGTTTAAAATTTCTTTTAACTCAACTAAATTTGAAGCTTTAATCTCTAAATCATCCTTTTTTATAGGACCTAAAAATTCAACCTTTATCATTAAATTTCCTTTTTAAATTTTTAAACTCATTTTATCAAAAGTTAATAAATTCATATATAATAGTTTAAAATTTTAAAAATCAAAAGGCACAAAATGAACATTAACGATATCAAAACACCAGCTTATGTCTGCTATCTTCCAAAGCTCATTAGAAATTTAGAAATATTAAAAAATGTTGGCGATGAGAGTGGGGCAAAGGTGCTTTGTGCATTAAAGGGTTTTGCATTTAGCCTAGCAATGCCTTACATTGATAAGTACCTTTGGGGGGCAACTTGCAGCGGACTGCATGAGGCTAAATTTGCAAAAGAGTTTATAAAAAATGGTGAAATTCACACCTATTCGCCAGCTTTTAAAGATGAAGATTTTGATGAGATTATGCAAATTTCAAATCACATTGTCTTTAACAGCCCAAATCAAATTTCAAAATTTAAACAAATGGCACTTGATAAAGGCATAGAACTTGGACTTAGGATAAATCCAGAAAGCTCTTTTTCGCCAAAAGATATCTACAATCCTTGCGCTAAATTTAGCCGTCTTGGAACAACAAAGGCAAATTTGCTAAAAGCTCTAAAAGAGGATAAGAGTCTGCTTGATGGCATTAGTGGACTTCATTTTCATGCACTTTGTGAAGAAAGCAGCCAAAGTCTAAAAAAAGTTTTGGATAAATTTAAAGCTGAGTTTGGTGAGTTTATTCATGGGGTAAAATGGGTAAATTTCGGCGGTGGACATCACATAACTAAAAAAGGTTATGACATAAAACTTCTTATAAATTTGATAAAAGAGTTTAAAGATGAGTTTGGAGTTGATGTTTATTTAGAGCCAGGCGAGGCGGTTGGTTGGGAGTGTGGGGACTTGATAAGTTCTGTTTTAGACATAGTTGAAAATGAGAAAAATATCGCTATTTTGGATACTTCAGCCGAAGCTCACATGCCAGATACCGTGCTTATGCCTTATCGTCCAGCTGTTGTGGGCGAGAAAAAAAGCGCTAAATTTGAGTATAGATTTGGTGGAAATACCTGCCTAGCAGGAGATATTGTAGGACTTGAAGAAGGAGATGCTGATTATAAATTTGACAAGCCTTTAAAGGTTGGCGATAGGGTTGTATTTAAAGATCAAATTCATTACACCATTGTAAAAAACACAACATTTAATGGCATAAAGCTACCTGATTTAGTTTTGGTTGATGAAAATGGAGATGTTATAAAAAAAATAGAGTTTGGATATGAGGAGTATCGCCGTAGAAATTAAATTTACAAAAATAGCTAAATTTATAAAAATTTGGCTATTTTGTCTTTAAGAAAAAAATAAAATTTTACTTAAATTATAGCTTTTATAAATTTAATATAAATTTTATAAATTAATTTAAAAACTTAATAAAACAGATAAAAGAATAATTATATAACCACAAATATCTAGCTTATAAGCCATCAAAGAAAAATATTAAAAGAAATATTCAAAAATAGCATATTTAAGTTAATTTTAATTTTAAAATCTAATTTTATTTTTTATGAAACAAAAAGAATAATTTTGATAAAGTTACTTATAAATAAATATTTTTAAAGGCAATTTTTATGGAAAATGAAATTTTGGATGCAAGAATTTTTTATTATTCGTTATTTTCCAAATTTTTCGTTTTTAGTTATGAGAGCGATAGATTTGAAGGTGTAAAAGAGGCTTTAAATTTGCTTTTAAATTATGCTATTGATGAAAAAAGCGCAATTTCGCTTAAAAACTTGGCAGAAAATTTTGATGAAAAGCTTTTAATAACTGAGTATGATGATATTTTTCACTCACCTCCAAGTCCTGTGAGAACTACAGTAAGTTATTATAATGAGGGCTATGAAAGCTCACTTAGTTGTTTGGAAATAAAAAAAATATTAGCTAAAACCAAATTTAGAAAAGATAGCGTTAAATTTATTGAAAATGAGGATAATTTTGGGTTTTTATTTGTTTTAATGAGTGAGTTTATAAAATTTGGAAAATTAGAAGATAAAAATTATTTAGAGTATGCAAAAGAAATTTTTACCAAATTTTTAAATCCTTTCATTGATGAGTTTACAAGTGCTATTTATCTTCATAAAAGTTCAAATTATTATAAGGATGTTGTAAATTTGCTTATGAGTTTTGTTGAGCTTGAAAGGGTTTTTTATGGTACTTCAAAGCCAATTTTACATAAAGAGATAAAAGTTAAAAACAATCTTTCAAGATCTGAAAAAATAAGACGAGAAGTTAATAAGTTAAAAAGAAGTAGGGGTAGTAGAGATGGATTCTAAAAGAAGAGATTTTTTAAAAAAATCAGCTATTAGTACAGCTGTTGGAGTTGGCACAGTTGGCGCTTTAGAGGCTAGAGAGCCAAGTAAAAAGATAAAAAATAGCAGTGGTAAAAAACCTGAAATTTTATACCAAGAAACCAAAAGTTGGGAAATTTTTTATAAAAATTCAAAATAAATAAGGAGGTAAAATGTCGCAAGTTGATATACAAAGTCCAAAAATTGGACGAAGGTCATTTTTAAAAATGGCAGCATTATCTGGCGCTTTAGCTGGTGCTTCAACTTTAAGTTCAGCCAAAGCTACTAGAGAAGCAACAAGTGATGAGCTTTCAAATCCATATCCTGGATCTAAAAAAGTAAGAACTGTTTGTACAGCCTGTTCAGTAGGTTGTGGGATAATAGCTGAGGTTTTAGATGGTGTTTGGATTAGGCAAGAAGTTGCTGAGGATCATCCATTTAGCGTTGGTGGACACTGCTGTAAAGGTGCTGACATGGTTGATATGGCAAGATCATCAGTTAGGCTTAAATATCCAATGGTAAAAGAAAATGGAAAATGGAAAAGGATAACTTATAAAGAAGCTATTGAAAATATTGGCGCTCAACTAAAAAAATATATGGATGAAAATCCAGAGCAAACTATGTTTATTGGCTCAGCTAAAATGAGCAATGAGCAAGCTTATTATATCCGCAAATTTGCGGCAATGTATGGAACAAACAATATAGATCATCAAGCTAGAATTTGACATAGTGCAACAGTCGCCGGTGTGGCGAATACTTGGGGTTATGGCGCTATGACAAACTCACTTAATGATATAGCTTTTTCAAAAGCTATAATTATATTTGGAGCAAATCCAGCAGTTAATCATCCTGTTGGCTTTAGACATTTTTTAAAAGCAAGAGAAAATGGTGCTGTTATGATAACTATAGATCCTAGATATACTCATACAGCTGCAAAAAGTGATTATTTTGCTCAAATTAGACCAGGAACGGATATAGCTTTTATATATGGAATGCTTCACATAATATTTAAAAACGGTT from Campylobacter ureolyticus includes:
- a CDS encoding MoaD/ThiS family protein; translated protein: MIKVEFLGPIKKDDLEIKASNLVELKEILNKDESLKEWLEISAVAINDEIISNLDKELKNGDKVSILPPVCGG
- a CDS encoding TorD/DmsD family molecular chaperone, with the protein product MENEILDARIFYYSLFSKFFVFSYESDRFEGVKEALNLLLNYAIDEKSAISLKNLAENFDEKLLITEYDDIFHSPPSPVRTTVSYYNEGYESSLSCLEIKKILAKTKFRKDSVKFIENEDNFGFLFVLMSEFIKFGKLEDKNYLEYAKEIFTKFLNPFIDEFTSAIYLHKSSNYYKDVVNLLMSFVELERVFYGTSKPILHKEIKVKNNLSRSEKIRREVNKLKRSRGSRDGF
- a CDS encoding TonB-dependent receptor domain-containing protein, with amino-acid sequence MRKSRLVLSSIAALVLCGSVFAEDTVRLDTIQVNSAVANTQTVDAYKANTRNAGLLKDVLRDIPGVYMSGTNGFNQKIYMRGMNDRALNITIDGARQKGNTFHHNADLLVDPAILKAVDVGVGVHSVVGTSGAMGGSVAFKTVDSSDLLESDETIGAKINTGYASNNDEFSQGLTIYGSDKNRIFDALAYINHRGYGFGKDGKNDPMGGDGNDYNYLLKLGVKAGDYGKLTGSYEHMEYKGIYPFKAEWANLLNKQGERDLSDNKYERDTFTLGYEYNPNDYIDLTLNTYYTDHELDMTKKNPAGINTGVKTWGLKAINKMKFETGVINHTLVYGIEYYETKAYNNTKSNPKGNKFKTKSANDFGLADDKVKSLSVFLEDRVRHGGLTFVPGVRFDRYELNTLGGKSGDIYGRSNYSWNEYSPALLLDYQTKFGLGGYTSYAKLFRGPDVFEGIRINNANARATMHNDDLKPETGDAYEIGLRYNADLSDASTLNLSAKYFYTKYKNLIGEFSTPSNPYAVRMNAGDAEIKGVELATKFMYENLSLLASYSTQDTKYKNVPIVMSRGKQASGYGSSLAYSDIGDKFTFNAEYYISAIDTFIGWNTITFTNIRKESQKGKINKPGYAVHDIYATWIPNSGKFEGLEVNFGVYNIFDKAYASHSQRALDFSNPKSTIDWEEGRNIKLNLSYKF
- the nspC gene encoding carboxynorspermidine decarboxylase; its protein translation is MNINDIKTPAYVCYLPKLIRNLEILKNVGDESGAKVLCALKGFAFSLAMPYIDKYLWGATCSGLHEAKFAKEFIKNGEIHTYSPAFKDEDFDEIMQISNHIVFNSPNQISKFKQMALDKGIELGLRINPESSFSPKDIYNPCAKFSRLGTTKANLLKALKEDKSLLDGISGLHFHALCEESSQSLKKVLDKFKAEFGEFIHGVKWVNFGGGHHITKKGYDIKLLINLIKEFKDEFGVDVYLEPGEAVGWECGDLISSVLDIVENEKNIAILDTSAEAHMPDTVLMPYRPAVVGEKKSAKFEYRFGGNTCLAGDIVGLEEGDADYKFDKPLKVGDRVVFKDQIHYTIVKNTTFNGIKLPDLVLVDENGDVIKKIEFGYEEYRRRN
- a CDS encoding molybdopterin molybdotransferase MoeA, which produces MEFMDYDKTLEILKENIIPWNRIEKVAITNALNRYIATDIIAKENYPKFKTSAMDGYAIKFDENNKKFKILGSNPAGKFEISSLKKNECIKTFTGSLMPENSDTLVPVENVKVDDGFIEILKPVKKGFAVRKIGESYKKGEVLIKKGTKLSYSEIALLAELGEFHISVFIKPKVCVLSSGSEIKDLGEMIENDAQIRSSNHIAIASMLELMGCEPIILPLVKDEENTVKNEILNSLNFCDILITTGGVSMGDFDFVKEVLSKNCEILINGAAIKPGRHIKIAKTGDKYIFALPGFPFSAMVMCILYVRILIESFFNTSKNHYINAVLDEEYIKKSPFLEFSACNLSVDENGVLRVNLKGKKDGSSAIVNNLNNKAALLVIPKELNGYKKGDVAKVLKML
- a CDS encoding CPBP family intramembrane glutamic endopeptidase, producing the protein MKKVFLYIEFLIIFLLTPTLFMLQILPKNYMFFVLWLGSLYAFYHIKKANLNLFKGFKFDEFKDIFKRFLILSIFLTIFTFIFSKNSFLFLPKQRIDIWILVMLLYPILSAFFQEIIFRTFFTLRYINLFKNQNLFIFINALIFAFVHLLYGNLIAVVFSFFGGILFIKTYLKSNSTLLCSIEHSLYGNFIFTIGLGHYFYNGY
- a CDS encoding twin-arginine translocation signal domain-containing protein, encoding MDSKRRDFLKKSAISTAVGVGTVGALEAREPSKKIKNSSGKKPEILYQETKSWEIFYKNSK
- a CDS encoding molybdopterin synthase catalytic subunit, whose translation is MKKIEIYKGGLDTNALYKKWYDEIKDKNLGAFITFNGIIRDDDNVQALSFDIYEALLQNWFNNWQERLKNDGVKLFFAHSFDDVKVGESSYFTAVASKQRKLALKLINDFVEDFKANAPIWKYDVKNGERIYAKNRSFKLAGAGLLKE